The genomic segment GCGAAGTCGCGCACGTCCTTCTTGCCGCGCGACTCCGAGTCGGCGGCTGCGGACATGTCGTCGACGTTCTGGCGGGTGAGCTCGCCGTAGGACGGCCAGCTCGTCACGTCGAAGTAGACGTCGCCCGTCCCGTCGTCGGGCGCGTAGGCGTGGCCGCGCTCGATGAGCCGCTCGATGATCGCCTGCATCTCGGGGATGCTCGCGGTCGCGCGCGGCTCGTACGTGGGAGGCATGATGCCGAGCGCCGAGTACGCGGCCGTGAACTCGAGCTCGACCCGATAGGCCAGCGCCCACCACTGCTCGTCGGACTCCGCGGCGTTGACGAGGATCTTGTCGTCGATGTCGGTGACGTTGCGGACGAACGTCACCGTGTATCCGCTCGCCGAGAGCCAGCGCCGGAGCTGGTCGTAGACGAGGGCGGAACGGAGGTGCCCGATGTGGGGTGACGACTGCACCGTGGGCCCGCAGACGTAGATGCCCGCTTCACCGGGAACACGGGGCTCGAAGTCGCGCAGGGCGCGGTCCTTCGAGTCGTACAGTCGCAGTGTCACTCCGACAGTCTAGGGCGACACCTCCGCCGACCGCGGGCGTGTGACGACGAGCAGCGCGGTCGCCAGAGCGGCGAGGCCCTCGCCCCGACCGGCGAAGCCCAGCCCGTCGGTCGTGGTCGCGGCGATGCTCACGGGAGCGCCCAGCAGGGTGCCGAGCCGCTCCTCGGCCTCCTGTCGGCGCGGAGCGAACCGCGGCCGGTTGCCGATGATCTGCACGCTCGCGTTGCCCACGGCGAAGCCCGCCTCGGTCACGAGCCTCAGCGTCTCGGTGAGGAAGACCTCTCCGTGCGCACCGGCGAAGCGCGGATCGGCCGTGCCGAACGTGCTCCCGAGGTCTCCGAGACCGGCCGCGGAGAGCAGCGCGTCGCACAGCGCGTGCACGGCGACGTCGCCGTCGCTGTGCCCGGCGAGCCCGCGCTCGCCCGGCCACTCGAGGCCGGCCAGCCAGAGCGCGGTGTCGTCGCCTGCGAAGGCGTGCGTGTCGAAGCCCTGGCCGATCCTGGGCACCGCGATCGCGGGCCCGGAGACGTGCTCGACGGCACGGCGGAGGTCGTCGGGCGTCGTGATCTTGAACGACAAGGGATCCCCTTCGACGGTGAGGATGGGATGACCCGCGTCGAACACCACGCCGGCGTCGTCGGTGGCATCGACCTGCGCCGCGCGGTACGCGGCCACGAGGGTCTCGCGGGGGAAGCCCTGGGGCGTCTGCACCGCGCGCAGACGGGCACGATCGACCGTGCCGGTCACGAGCTCGCCGTCGTCGACGCTCTTCACGGTGTCGACGACGGGCATCACCGGGATCACTCCCCCGCCGCTCGCCCGCACCGCCTCGATGACGCTGTCGAACACCGCCGCCGGAGTGAAGGCTCGGGCCGCGTCGTGGACGAGGACGACATCGACCGTCTCGGACACGAGGTCGAGGCCGCGGACGACCGACTCGTGTCTCGTGGCCCCGCCGACGACGACGTGTCGGCCGGCGAGACGGTCGTGGCGCGCGAGGATCTCGGACGCTTCGCCCTCGTGCCCTGCCGGCACGACGGCGACGACCTCCGCCGGCTCACGGAGCCGGCCCACGGGGTCGAGCGCCCGATCGAGGACGGTGCGCCCGCCGACGTCGACGAAGGCCTTCGCGCGCGACTGGCCGAGCCTGGAGCCCGATCCTGCGGCGACGACGATGACGGCAACCCTCGCAGACACGCGAGAGCCCGCTGCCGTCAGGAGGCGAGCACCTCGTCGAGCACGAGCGACGCCTTCTCCTCGTCGGTCTTCTCGGCGAGGGCGAGCTCGGAGATGAGGATCTGGCGAGCCTTGGCGAGCATGCGCTTCTCGCCCGCCGAGAGGCCACGATCCTGGTCGCGGCGCCACAGGTCGCGGACGACCTCGCTCACCTTGATGACGTCGCCGGAGGCGAGCTTCTCGAGGTTGGCCTTGTACCGGCGGGACCAGTTGGTGGGCTCCTCCGTGAACGGAGCGCGCAGCACCTCGAACACCTTGTCGAGGCCCTCCTTGCCGATGACGTCGCGCACGCCGACCAGGTCGACGTTGTCTGCCGGGACCTCGATCGTCAGGTCGCCCTGCGTGACGCGCAGCTTGAGGTAGATCTTCTCCTCGCCCTTGATCACTCGGGTCTTCACCTCGGAGATGGTGGCAGCTCCGTGGTGGGGGTAGACGACGGTTTCACCGACTTCGAAAAGCATGTAGGACGTCCTTCCAGCGGCGTCTAGTCTACCACAGCGGCCCCCAGGTAAGGGTCACCTAACAAGCTGGTCGGCACCCGGACGGTATGCTGAACGCACAGCGCCCTCACCCTGAAGGAGTCCTTGTGCGAAGCCGGTTCGCGTCCATCGCCGTGGTCGCCACGCTCGTCACCTTCGGCACCGCCGGATGCGCGTTCATCACGCCGCAGGCGACCGTCTACGAGGTCGAGACGTCCGATGGGGTGAACGCCAACGTCGGCGACATCTCCATCCGCAACGCCACCCTCATCAGCGACGACGAGGGGGAGCTGGCGAGCATGCTGGTCTCCTTCGTGAGCACCTCGCAGTCCGACGAGCTGCTGACCGTGCAGTACGAGGACGCGGCGACCGGGGAGCGCGTCTCGCAGAAGGTGTCGGTGGCCGGCAACCAGGCCATCTCGAGCTACGGCGGCAAGGGCGGCGACCAGATCCTCCTCGAGAACGTCTCCAAGCCCGGATCGCTGTTCCCCGTCTTCTTCCAGTACGGCAGCGAGGAGGGCCAGCAGGTCCTCGTGCCCGTGCTGAACGACTCCCTGCCGGAGTACTCGGGCCTGGCTCCGACCCCGAGCCCGACGCCGACCCCTCGCCCGACGGCTCCCGCCACGACGGTGCCCACCCCCGTTCCGACGAACCCCGACACCGACTCGAACTCGGGCGAGAGCGACTCGGGCGACTCGGCCGGCACCGAGGGCGGCTCGAGCTCCGGCAAGTGACGCTCGGCCCACGCTGACGACGAAGGCCCCGCATCCGAGTGATGCGGGGCCTTCGTCGTTCCCAGCTCGGACGTCGGTCCTCAGGCCTCGAAGCGGTAGCCCAATCCGCGCACGGTGACGAGCAGCTCCGGCTCCGACGGCGTCTTCTCGATCTTCGAGCGGATGCGCTTGATGTGCACGTCCAGGGTCTTGGTGTCGCCGAAGTAATCCGAGCCCCAGACCCGG from the Cnuibacter physcomitrellae genome contains:
- the ispD gene encoding 2-C-methyl-D-erythritol 4-phosphate cytidylyltransferase; its protein translation is MTAAGSRVSARVAVIVVAAGSGSRLGQSRAKAFVDVGGRTVLDRALDPVGRLREPAEVVAVVPAGHEGEASEILARHDRLAGRHVVVGGATRHESVVRGLDLVSETVDVVLVHDAARAFTPAAVFDSVIEAVRASGGGVIPVMPVVDTVKSVDDGELVTGTVDRARLRAVQTPQGFPRETLVAAYRAAQVDATDDAGVVFDAGHPILTVEGDPLSFKITTPDDLRRAVEHVSGPAIAVPRIGQGFDTHAFAGDDTALWLAGLEWPGERGLAGHSDGDVAVHALCDALLSAAGLGDLGSTFGTADPRFAGAHGEVFLTETLRLVTEAGFAVGNASVQIIGNRPRFAPRRQEAEERLGTLLGAPVSIAATTTDGLGFAGRGEGLAALATALLVVTRPRSAEVSP
- a CDS encoding CarD family transcriptional regulator is translated as MLFEVGETVVYPHHGAATISEVKTRVIKGEEKIYLKLRVTQGDLTIEVPADNVDLVGVRDVIGKEGLDKVFEVLRAPFTEEPTNWSRRYKANLEKLASGDVIKVSEVVRDLWRRDQDRGLSAGEKRMLAKARQILISELALAEKTDEEKASLVLDEVLAS